Proteins from a genomic interval of Lolium perenne isolate Kyuss_39 chromosome 1, Kyuss_2.0, whole genome shotgun sequence:
- the LOC127347995 gene encoding peroxidase N, with protein MEYAHRRLLLVCSFLIMCLCRGTRGDELKSDFYDDTCPGVYAIVQQHVFAAMRDELRMGASLLRLHFHDCFVNGCDGSILLDGEDGEKFAQPNQNSVRGYEVIDAIKADLESMCPGMVSCADVVALAAGYGVLFSGGPYYDVLLGRRDGLVANQAGADNGLPSPFEPISSIVQKFADVGLDTTDVVVLSGAHTIGRARCVLFSNRLTSTTSSADPTLDSTMAAVLQSLCAGGDGNQTTALDANSADAFDKHYFQNLLTKRGLLSSDQGLFSGDEDIVASTTMALVQKYSDDGEKFFADFGASMVKMGSISPLTGDEGEIRCNCRVAN; from the exons ATGGAGTACGCTCACCGCAGATTGCTCCTTGTGTGCTCATTTCTTATAATGTGCCTCTGCAGAGGCACGAGGGGCGATGAGTTAAAAAGTGATTTCTACGATGACACGTGCCCCGGCGTGTACGCCATTGTACAACAGCATGTATTTGCTGCCATGAGGGATGAGCTGAGGATGGGGGCCTCCTTGCTCAGGCTCCATTTCCATGACTGCTTTGTCAAT GGGTGTGATGGTTCGATCTTGCTGGATGGTGAGGACGGCGAGAAATTTGCGCAGCCCAACCAGAACTCTGTTAGAGGGTACGAGGTCATTGATGCGATAAAGGCCGACCTCGAGAGCATGTGCCCCGGGATGGTGTCTTGTGCCGACGTTGTAGCTCTTGCAGCTGGCTATGGAGTACTCTTT AGTGGAGGGCCTTACTACGATGTTCTTCTAGGGAGAAGGGACGGTCTGGTGGCGAACCAGGCTGGAGCTGACAACGGCCTTCCCTCGCCGTTCGAACCGATCAGCTCGATCGTACAGAAGTTTGCCGATGTTGGCTTAGACACGACAGATGTCGTGGTCCTGTCAG GTGCCCACACGATCGGGCGAGCCCGGTGCGTGCTGTTCAGCAACCGCCTGACGTCCACCACGTCCTCGGCGGACCCGACGCTGGACTCCACCATGGCCGCTGTCCTGCAGAGCCTCTGCGCCGGCGGGGACGGTAACCAGACCACTGCCCTCGACGCCAACTCCGCCGACGCGTTCGACAAGCACTACTTCCAGAACCTGCTGACCAAGAGGGGCCTCCTATCCTCCGACCAGggcctcttctccggcgacgaggACATCGTGGCTAGCACCACCATGGCGCTTGTGCAGAAGTACAGCGACGACGGCGAGAAGTTCTTCGCGGACTTCGGCGCCTCCATGGTGAAGATGGGGAGCATCAGCCCCTTGACGGGGGACGAGGGAGAGATCCGCTGCAACTGCAGGGTTGCCAATTGA